From Polyangia bacterium:
ATCCTGTTTCGTGGCAACGCCGGGCAGACCGCCGCCTTCGACGCCGGCTTTCGCGCCGCCAGCGGCAACGTGGTCATCACCATGGACGCCGACCTGCAGAACGATCCGCATGACATCCCGGCGCTGATCGCCAAGCTGGACGAAGGTTATGACTTCGTCACCGGCTGGCGAAAGCATCGGCAGGACGGAATGCTCCTGCGCAAGGTGCCTTCGCGCATCGCGAACTGGATCATTCGTCGCATCACCGGCACGCCCATTCATGACCTTGGCTGCTCGCTCAAGGTCTATCGCAAACACCTGACCGACGAGATGCGCCTTTACGGCGAGATGCACCGGTTCATCTCGGTCATCGCCAGCAGCATGGGCGCGCGGGTGGGCGAGGTGGTGGTGAACCACCGCCCGCGCCGGGCGGGCAAATCCAAGTACGGCCTCAAGCGTACCGTGAAAGTGATGCTGGATCTGATCACAGTGTGGTTCATGCGCCGGTACCTGACCAAGCCCATCTATCTGTTCGGGGGCCTGGGCGCGACCATGCTGCTGGTGGGAGCAGCCGTGTCGGCCTACGTCCTGTGGGAAAAGCTGGATCAGGGCATCTGGGTCCATCGCAACCCGCTGTTCATGATCGGCATTACCTGCTTCTTGATGGGCTTTCAGTTCCTGGCCACCGGCATCGTGGCCGAGATGATCACCCGGACGTACTTTGAATCGCAGGACAAGACCGCCTATTCGATCGGCGCCCGCATCGGCTTTCCCGTCGAGAAAAGGCCGTAAGTCGTGTGCGGCATCGCCGGCTTCGTCCAGCGCGATCCGGACGCGCGCTGCCTGGGCACCATGCTGGCGCGCATCGCCCATCGCGGGCCCGACGGCGACGGGCAGTGGGTGCGGGCGGCGCCAGGCACGGGCGGGCCATGGACGACGGCGTTTGGTCACCGTCGGCTGGCCATCATCGATCTCGCCACCGGGGCTCAGCCGATGGGCAACGAAGACGGCGGCGTGGTCATCACCTTCAACGGCGAGATCTACAACTTTCAGGCCTTACGCGCCCCGCTGGAAGCCGCCGGCCATCGGTTCGGCACGCGCAGCGACACCGAGACCATCATCCACCATTTCGAACAGCACGGCCCGGACGGCTTCGTCGATCTGAACGGGATGTTCGCCTTCGCCATCTGGGACGCGGCGGCCCGACGGCTGACGCTGGCCCGGGATCGGATGGGGATCAAACCGCTGTTTTATGGGGCGCTCCCCGACGGTGGTCTGGTGTTCGGGTCCGAGCTGACGGCGGTGCTGGCCCATCCGGCGGTGGCGCGGCGGCCCGATGTGAGCGGGCTGGTCTCGTATTTTTTCTCGGATTATTTACACCCGCCTTACACGATGGCCCGCGAGGTGCGCCAGCTTGAACCCGGGCATGTGCTGGTCTGGGAGGATGGCCGCCTGTCGCCGCCGCGACGTTTTTGGCGGGTGCCGGCGCCCGGGACGGCGGCGCCGCAGGACGAATCATCGCTGGCGGCGGCGTTGTGGACCAAGCTGGACGACGCCGTCCATCGGCAGCTGATCGCCGACGTCCCGGTGGGGGTTTTTTTGAGCGGGGGCCTTGATTCGTCGGCGGTGGCCACGCTGGCCAGCGCGCACGCGCCGGGTCGCATGAAGGCGTTTTCGATCGGCTTTGAAGCCGCCGACTTCGACGAGAGCGAGTACGCCCGGCTGATGGCCGATCGCCTGGGCGTCGAGCACGTGATCGAGACGCTGCACGAGCGCAACCTGCTGGACGTGGTCGACGAGGCGCTGGGCTTTCTGGATCAGCCACTGGCCGATCCGTCGTTCCTGCCCACCTTCTTGCTGTCGCGGCTGGCGGCCCGCCACGTGAAGGTGGTGGTCGGCGGCGACGGCGGCGACGAGCTGTGGGGCGGCTATCCCACCTACCTCGCCCATTTGTATGCGGGCGTCTATCGCCACATTCCGGCGTTCGTGCGCCAGCAGCTCATCGGGCGTGCCGTGGCGATGCTGCCGATCAACGATCGCTACCAGAGCCTGGAGTGGAAGCTGCGGCGGTTCACCGGGCGCTGGGATGACGATCCGATCGTGCGTCACCTGCGCTGGATGTCGTCGGTGGATCTGCCCGAGCTGGCGCGCGCCGTGCGCGGTGCAGCCGACGTGCGTCCGGCGACGCTGGATGCGCCGCTGCCGGACACCGACGATCAGATGCACCGCACGCTGGCGCTGGATTTCACCACGTACATGTCCGGATCGGTGTTGACCAAGGTCGATCGCGCGTCGATGGCGCACGGCCTGGAGGTGCGGCCGCCCATCCTGGACAACGAGACGGTGGACTGGGCGTTTTCGTTGCCGTCGCGGTTCAAGGTGCGCCCAGGGCAGAGCAAGTACCTGTTCAAGCGCGCCGCCCGCGGCCACGTCCCCGACGTGATCATCGATCGCAAGAAGAAAGGGTTCGGCATCCCGCTGGCCGCGTGGCTGCGCGGGCCGCTGCGCGAACGGCTGGAGAGCTTGCTGGCCTCGTCGCCGGCATGGGACGCGGGCCTGCTGGATCAGTCGGTGTTCCGGGACTGGAACCGCCAGCACCAGGCGCGCAAGGTCGATCATGCCAAGCCGCTGTGGGCGCTGCTGGTGCTGGACCATTGGTTGCGGCGCGCGTTCCAGCCGTCAGAAGTTCGGTAGGAACGACACCAGCACCACGAAGCGCGGGCGAACCACGTCGGGCGCTGCGCCGAAGCAGTCGCGCGGTCGGGTGGGGCGATTCAGCGGCACGGCAAAGTCGATGGACAAAAGCTGCTGGTAGATCCCGAAGGCGTCGTGCAGGACGCGCAAGCTGTAGCCGGCGTCGGCGTAAAGGCCGTGCCGTGACGGCGCGTAGCCGTCGCAGGTGCTGAGGGCAGCGCCGTCGGCGAACAACGTGCCGGCCAGGCCGCGTACGGTGGTGAGGGAAAACAAGTTCCAGTCCAGGTCGGTGAGGTAATCGTCGCGTAGCTGCAGGCGGGCGGTCAGTTGCGCGCGGCCGAGCAGCTCGTCGGCGGAGAAGCCGCGCAGGCCGGTGGGTCCGCTGGCGCTGACCAGCTGGCTGCGCAGCCGCAGATCGCCGAAGGTGACGTCGGCGTCGGCTTCCAGACCAAGTACGTGACCGGGAAGCAGTTCGAACAAGCGCAAGGCATCGACGGACACGGTCGCCTGCGAATAAAGCGTCCCGCTGTCCAGCGCGGTCAGACTGTAACTGGCGATGGCGTCGACGCCGACGGCGCGCCACGGATCGAAAAGGTAGTCGCGATCGTCGTGCTCGAGGCCGGTGCGCGCCGAGAACCGCCACCCGGGTTGCGGCGCTTGTCCCTGGGTGAGGCCGAACGACGGGTCGAGGCGGCCGGCCGACAGTCCGCCGAGCAGGGCGCTGGTCAGCGAGTTGCGCGTCGCTTGCGGGCCAAAGAAATGAAAATAGCTGGCGCCGACGCCGATCTCGGTCGCCTCCGAATGGAATGCCTGCAGCGTCAAGGCATGGCGCAGATCGTGAGCCGGCTTCAAAAGAAAAATCGCCGCGAAGTTGGCGGACAGCTGGGTGATGTTCAAAAGCCCGCCAAACCCGCTGTAGATGAGGCGCCAGCGCCGGGGGTCGCGGTCGTCGGTGCGTGGATCGTCCGACGGCCGCAGATCGCCGATCGCGGTTTCCACCAGCCGCCCGCGCGGATCGATCTGCACCGAGTCGAGGCCCGCCGGCAGGTCAACGTCGAAGCGATGGGTGGGCCCATCGGCCAGCCAGCTCAGCGTCTGCACGCCGCCGTGGCGATCGCGGACCGCCACCTCGACTGGCTCGCGCACGGCATCGCCTTGGCGGGCGACGTCGATTGTCACGTGGGTGCCGTGGCCGGCGGGGCGGTCCCGGGCCCGCACCGACGACAGTCGATAGTTCACCCGCGGCAGCGGACCCAGCCATTGACGCCAGAACCAATCCAGATCGGCGCCGAAGACCGCGGCCGCGGCCATTCGAAACGGCTGCCGGTCGCCCAGCGTCCGCCGGCTGAGCAGGGCCAGACGCGTCGGCCCCAGCAGATCAAGCAGCTTGCTGTAAAGAAGGCCCCCGGCCGGGCGCTGGTGCGAAAACCGTCGGACGTCGTCGCGCAGATCGTGGTCACCGCCGAGGTCGCCGAAGTAGGTGGCGGCCGACGCCACCAGCGGTGCGTACATCAATTGATCGACGGCAGGAATGAAATCCACCGGCCGCAGCAGATCGCGGGCGTATTCGATGCGCTGGAATTCTTGCCGGGTGAAGGCGTCGGTGAGGTGCGCCGCCAGCGCCGCCGCCGCCAGGTCGATGTCGTCGGGCGATTCAAAGGCGCGCAGCCGCAGATCCAGCACGGCGGTGAAGATCGCCCGCGTGAGGGCAATGCGGTGGTACTTGCGCAGGCGTTCCAGCGGGAAGATCTCGAACAGGCGCTCCGACACCAAGATCACCTGGCCGTGGACCTGGACCAGTTCGTGGCGCAGCGGCGATTCGACAAGCCACACCGCGCGGTGGTCCGGCGCGCCTGGATCGAGCAGTCCTTGGCGCTGCAGGAATTCCAGGGCGCGGCGAGCGGTGTCCAGAACCAGCCACGAGGGACGGCGGGCTTCGTGCAGAAAATGGATCGACAGGCCCGCCAGCTCGGCGTTCGACTGATAAAAGCCCCGTCGACTGGCGATCACCGTGGCGTCGGGCGCGTCCGACTGGACGGCCACCACCGGCGCCGCGCCGCCCCGCGCGCGCACGTCGCCGGCCAGTACGTCGACGCCGGTGGGCGCGCGCACCGACAGGCTGACGTCGCTGCGATCGGGGGGCGCGTCTGCTTGCCAGCCGCTCGCCGCCAGGTGCAGGGGCGTCGGGTAAAACCCGCCCATCAAGCGACAGTGGCCGCCGACGCACCCGAAGGCGCCGAAGCGCCGGGGAATCTCGGTGGCGAAATCGGCGTCGATGGCGACCACGCCGCCGGGAGGCAGCGGGGCCGGCAAGCTCACGCGCGCCAGCGTTCGGGTGCCGGCGCCGGTGTCTTCGATGCGCACGCTGGCCGGCGTCCCGTCGACGCGCACGTCGCTGATGTCCATCCGCGCCGGCGAAAACAGCCGCGGGTACACCCAGTGAAAGTTCACATCGGTAAGTTCCTTGGGCCGCGCGCCGAGGTGGTTCGGGTACAGCCACAGCGGCACATCGGTCAGCGCCACGGCGGCGCGGTTGGTGATGGTCAGGCGCGCGTGGCCGCTCACGGTGCCCGCCTTCGGATCCAGCGTGGCGTCGACAGCGACGGTCAGCGGCGCGGCGCCGCGCGCGTTCGCCCCACCCAGCGTCGCCAGCCCGAGCGCCGCCACGCAGGCCCACCGCGATCGCGCGGAGCGCGCGCCGCCGTTACGGACCAATGTCTGGCGCGCTCTCCGACGGGGGAGCGGATTCGGATTCCGTCGGTCGCGGCGGCGTCATCGATGTGGCGGCGTCGCTGCTGGACGGCGAGCCATAGTCGACGCCGGGCTTGCGCACGTAGCTGGCGATCGGCTTGGTCACCACGCCCATGATGCGCCCTTCCGTGACCACGACCGGCACGGGCGGTTGCAGCTCGTAGTAATAGCCGCGCGTTTTCAGCTGGAACGCATACGGCTCTCCGTCGACGACAAAGCGCCGCCGCACGTCGATGGAGTAGTTGCCCTGGCGGACGAACCGTCGGCGGCGCAGCACGAAGTCGAACATCCGCACGGCGCGGTTGTTCACCAGCCGGTGGCAGCCGTGCGAAAAGCGCTGGGCGATGGACGTGTAGTCGACCGATCCGTGGGTGCGCACCTGGTTGTCGAAGCCGCCGCGCTTGGGATCGATGTGGATGGCCATGACCATGCCGTAGGCCGATTGAAACCCCGGGCCCATGACGTCGGTGTTCACCACCGTCACTGGACCGACGGCGCGGTCCAGCACCTTGCGCACCAGCAGATCTTTCACCGGCGTGGTCTCGGGCGGGATCCACACCGGGCTGGCCACGATGTTCTTCCACAGCCGCGGCCCCACGTCCGAGTTCTTGTACTTCATGTAGACGCGCCCGTCGGCCTGCACCTCGCTGCGCCACGAACCAATGGTGGTCCGCCAGCGGCCGAGCGGGATGCGCTGGCGGTTCCAGTCCACGAACAACGTCAGGTGGGGGAAGTGTTCGCGCCGCTGCACCAGCGGTTTGCCCTGCGCGTCGAAGGGGAAATCGTACCAGACGTCGCCCCGGTCGATCTCCACCGACAGATCCATCTCGGCGGCATAGTAGGGCGGCAGCGGCGGCGCCGGATATCGCACCACTTGCGCGGCCGCGTCGGCTGGCCGGGCGCGCAGCCAGCGCCCAAGATCGGCCGGCGTCGCCACGCCCAGCGCCGTCGCCAGCGCGTCCGTGTGGGCGGCGATCAAGTTCGGCAGCGGGCGCGCGACGCCGCCGCCGTCGGTGAACGTGGCAGGCGCTTTCGCGCGCGCGGCCGAGCCGTCCTCGATGATGCCGGCGGCGTCGGCCGCCCGTTCGGCCAGGATGCGCTTGAACGTCTGAAGGTGCAGCTCATCGGGTGCCCGCAGAAGGCCGGCCGCTGTCTCGCCGCCCAGAAATCCCCAGCCGAAGATGTCATTCTTGCGTTCCCAGTCGGCCAGGGCCTCGTGCGTGGGCAGATCGAACATGCCGCCCGTGAAACGCGTGCGGCCGTAAGGCCCGCCCGGTCCCAGCAGGCCCTCGCACACCAGGCGCGCCTGCGCC
This genomic window contains:
- a CDS encoding glycosyltransferase family 2 protein, producing MDISVILPIYNERENIAPLLDELEGVLRGLGKAYEIIAVDDGSRDGSGALLRTEAERRPALRVILFRGNAGQTAAFDAGFRAASGNVVITMDADLQNDPHDIPALIAKLDEGYDFVTGWRKHRQDGMLLRKVPSRIANWIIRRITGTPIHDLGCSLKVYRKHLTDEMRLYGEMHRFISVIASSMGARVGEVVVNHRPRRAGKSKYGLKRTVKVMLDLITVWFMRRYLTKPIYLFGGLGATMLLVGAAVSAYVLWEKLDQGIWVHRNPLFMIGITCFLMGFQFLATGIVAEMITRTYFESQDKTAYSIGARIGFPVEKRP
- the asnB gene encoding asparagine synthase (glutamine-hydrolyzing) — its product is MCGIAGFVQRDPDARCLGTMLARIAHRGPDGDGQWVRAAPGTGGPWTTAFGHRRLAIIDLATGAQPMGNEDGGVVITFNGEIYNFQALRAPLEAAGHRFGTRSDTETIIHHFEQHGPDGFVDLNGMFAFAIWDAAARRLTLARDRMGIKPLFYGALPDGGLVFGSELTAVLAHPAVARRPDVSGLVSYFFSDYLHPPYTMAREVRQLEPGHVLVWEDGRLSPPRRFWRVPAPGTAAPQDESSLAAALWTKLDDAVHRQLIADVPVGVFLSGGLDSSAVATLASAHAPGRMKAFSIGFEAADFDESEYARLMADRLGVEHVIETLHERNLLDVVDEALGFLDQPLADPSFLPTFLLSRLAARHVKVVVGGDGGDELWGGYPTYLAHLYAGVYRHIPAFVRQQLIGRAVAMLPINDRYQSLEWKLRRFTGRWDDDPIVRHLRWMSSVDLPELARAVRGAADVRPATLDAPLPDTDDQMHRTLALDFTTYMSGSVLTKVDRASMAHGLEVRPPILDNETVDWAFSLPSRFKVRPGQSKYLFKRAARGHVPDVIIDRKKKGFGIPLAAWLRGPLRERLESLLASSPAWDAGLLDQSVFRDWNRQHQARKVDHAKPLWALLVLDHWLRRAFQPSEVR